The Rickettsiales bacterium genome includes a region encoding these proteins:
- a CDS encoding cytochrome P450, with protein sequence MQHTKNYSLSKVKSLPFLGLLIPAIKDPSGMAIDLSQNNGDIILFNVMGHKVMQVNHPDLVKRIFIENQKNYKKNKAYIRFEPAIGLGLLTSNGDKWKRDRQKIQPMFNRERISGYYFDIVNMVSEKYKKRWFKLTEGGKVRINITEEMAKITTEVILRAIFGKNITDETVISLHNSYSVLIEYVKNIRILHSVDLRKLFYMPAYFRFRRELKNIDDRLSSLIEEHRLNKSQDNKNLLNLLLEAQKQDPENFTDKDIRDHAVSMVFAGFESTSILMQWIWYVLDDYAQVKDKLRDDIVRHAPCTKTEDSGELTFAEIQNMEYMPLVLKETMRLYPPFWMTGREAIEDDYFGDFKVEKGTNIVISQLAMHRHHKFWNDPNSFIPERFLPENESKIDDGIYFPFLHGGRKCSGYMFVDMEAKTIIAKLLPLFNVTALNKMNNRLNPGISLKLKKPLMVEIERLSKRNDNLP encoded by the coding sequence ATGCAACACACAAAAAACTACAGCTTAAGCAAAGTAAAATCTCTCCCCTTCTTGGGATTGTTAATCCCCGCGATTAAAGACCCGTCAGGCATGGCTATTGACTTATCACAGAATAATGGTGACATAATATTGTTTAACGTGATGGGACATAAGGTCATGCAAGTTAACCATCCTGACCTAGTTAAACGCATATTTATTGAAAATCAGAAAAACTACAAAAAAAACAAGGCATATATACGATTTGAGCCAGCGATCGGTCTGGGGTTACTAACAAGTAATGGTGATAAATGGAAGCGAGATAGGCAGAAAATTCAACCAATGTTCAATCGTGAAAGAATTTCCGGCTATTATTTTGATATAGTAAATATGGTTAGTGAGAAATATAAAAAGCGCTGGTTTAAGCTCACTGAAGGCGGCAAGGTCAGGATAAATATCACAGAAGAGATGGCAAAAATTACCACAGAGGTTATTTTACGCGCTATATTTGGGAAAAACATAACTGATGAGACGGTAATTTCGCTACATAATTCGTATAGTGTGTTGATAGAATATGTAAAAAATATAAGAATCCTGCATAGTGTTGACCTAAGAAAATTATTCTATATGCCTGCCTACTTTCGTTTTAGAAGAGAGCTAAAAAATATAGATGATAGACTAAGCTCTCTTATAGAAGAACATAGACTTAACAAATCACAAGATAATAAAAATCTTCTTAATCTGCTGCTTGAAGCACAGAAACAAGATCCTGAGAATTTTACGGATAAGGATATACGGGATCATGCGGTAAGTATGGTATTTGCTGGTTTTGAAAGCACCTCTATATTGATGCAGTGGATTTGGTACGTTCTTGATGATTACGCTCAAGTAAAAGACAAACTGAGAGACGATATAGTAAGGCACGCTCCATGCACAAAAACTGAGGATAGCGGTGAGCTAACCTTCGCGGAAATCCAGAATATGGAATATATGCCTTTGGTTCTTAAAGAAACAATGCGGCTTTACCCTCCATTCTGGATGACTGGTCGCGAGGCTATTGAGGATGATTATTTTGGTGATTTTAAGGTAGAAAAAGGGACTAATATAGTAATATCACAGCTTGCCATGCATCGTCACCATAAATTCTGGAATGATCCTAACAGCTTTATACCAGAGCGTTTCCTGCCGGAAAATGAGAGTAAAATTGATGATGGTATATATTTTCCATTCTTACATGGTGGTAGGAAATGCAGTGGCTATATGTTCGTCGATATGGAGGCAAAGACCATAATAGCGAAATTACTTCCCCTATTCAACGTAACAGCCCTTAATAAGATGAATAATCGCCTGAATCCCGGAATATCCCTAAAATTGAAGAAGCCTCTTATGGTAGAGATTGAGCGATTATCAAAAAGAAATGATAATCTGCCATGA
- the trxB gene encoding thioredoxin-disulfide reductase yields the protein MEHKTKILIIGSGAAGCTAAIYASRAGLNPVMVRGLQPGGQLTITTDVENYPGFENAVQGGFLMEQMEKQAANVGAEIIDDTIANVDFSSRPFSAVGESGDKYIAESVIIATGATARWLGLESEQEFSGFGISACATCDGFFFKNQEVAVIGGGNSAVEEALYLANIASKVTLIHRRDSLRAEKIAQDRLFYNPKISVIWDSVVDEFLGADEPKALNNIRLKNVKTGELSELKVDGAFVAIGHSPNTELFKGMVELDKENYIITKPDSTKTNIEGVFAAGDVQDKIFRQAVTAAGTGCMAALEAEKFLGGH from the coding sequence ATGGAACATAAGACAAAAATTTTGATTATTGGCTCTGGTGCTGCTGGTTGTACTGCCGCTATATACGCTTCTCGTGCCGGTCTAAACCCTGTTATGGTGCGTGGTTTGCAACCGGGTGGTCAGCTTACCATAACTACTGATGTTGAGAATTACCCTGGATTTGAGAATGCTGTTCAGGGTGGATTTTTAATGGAACAAATGGAAAAACAGGCGGCAAATGTAGGAGCTGAGATTATTGATGATACTATAGCGAATGTTGATTTTTCTTCTCGTCCTTTTAGCGCTGTTGGTGAATCTGGTGACAAATATATAGCTGAAAGTGTAATTATCGCAACCGGTGCTACCGCTCGTTGGTTAGGGCTTGAAAGTGAGCAAGAATTTTCCGGCTTTGGTATCTCAGCTTGCGCTACTTGTGATGGGTTTTTCTTCAAGAATCAGGAAGTAGCGGTGATTGGTGGCGGTAACAGCGCGGTAGAAGAAGCTCTTTATCTCGCTAATATAGCCTCTAAAGTTACTCTCATTCATCGTCGTGATAGTCTGCGTGCGGAGAAAATAGCGCAAGACAGGTTGTTTTATAATCCAAAAATCTCTGTTATTTGGGACAGTGTAGTTGATGAGTTCTTAGGGGCTGATGAACCAAAAGCCCTAAATAATATTCGTCTTAAAAATGTCAAAACTGGTGAGTTATCAGAACTTAAGGTTGACGGTGCGTTCGTCGCTATTGGTCACTCCCCTAATACAGAGTTATTTAAGGGTATGGTAGAGCTTGATAAAGAAAACTATATCATAACCAAACCAGATAGTACCAAAACCAACATAGAAGGTGTTTTTGCCGCTGGTGACGTTCAGGACAAAATTTTTCGGCAGGCTGTTACCGCCGCCGGCACCGGCTGCATGGCAGCGCTCGAGGCAGAGAAATTTTTAGGCGGGCATTGA
- a CDS encoding peroxiredoxin, which translates to MSVLVGKQAPDFTATAVMADGSFDEKFNLFSHLGIKKDESGKITKKGKIGMLFFWPLDFTFVCPSEIIAFDNRLSEFKKRGVEVIGISVDSHFTHFAWKQTPVDKGGIGNVQFPMVADITKSISRDYDVLLGNAVAFRGTFLVDGSGLVRHQVVNDLPLGRNVDEAIRMVDALQFHEEYGEVCPAGWQSGQKGMKPNAEGVAEYLKDNAAKL; encoded by the coding sequence ATGAGTGTGTTAGTAGGAAAACAAGCCCCTGATTTTACCGCGACCGCTGTTATGGCTGATGGTAGTTTTGATGAGAAATTCAACCTTTTTTCGCATCTTGGCATTAAAAAGGATGAGTCTGGTAAGATTACGAAAAAAGGCAAGATAGGTATGCTATTTTTCTGGCCACTTGACTTTACATTTGTTTGTCCGTCTGAGATTATAGCTTTTGATAACCGTTTGAGTGAGTTCAAAAAACGTGGTGTTGAGGTTATTGGTATTTCTGTTGATTCTCATTTCACTCACTTCGCGTGGAAACAGACTCCGGTAGATAAAGGTGGAATTGGTAATGTTCAGTTTCCGATGGTTGCCGACATAACCAAGTCAATTTCTCGTGATTATGACGTGCTTCTTGGTAATGCTGTTGCCTTTCGTGGCACTTTCCTTGTTGATGGCAGTGGATTGGTACGTCATCAGGTGGTAAATGATTTGCCTCTTGGTCGTAATGTGGATGAAGCTATCCGTATGGTAGACGCTTTACAATTTCACGAGGAATACGGGGAAGTTTGTCCGGCCGGTTGGCAAAGTGGTCAAAAAGGCATGAAGCCTAACGCTGAAGGTGTCGCCGAGTATCTTAAAGATAACGCCGCTAAACTATAA
- the rpoH gene encoding RNA polymerase sigma factor RpoH gives MFSDMNFSGKSQSRAIAIPAAPSSADGLRRYLQDIAKFPILGQKEEYELSRRWREEEDVSAAHRLVTSHLRLVVKIAFRYRGYGLPMGELIAEGNIGMMQAVKRFEPEKGFRLSTYSIWWIKAAIQEYILRSWSMVKVGSSAAQKRLFFNLRKIKNKIGATGDRGMSEQQIEDVANILDVSKKEVVDMDSRMSGNDVYLNSTAYTDGEEEKIDLLVEPAESHEVALVKREEKEIRSKLLGEAMEKLSEREQDIIKRRRLQENPNTLEDLSQIYHISRERVRQIEAKAIEKLQKEMLGNPA, from the coding sequence ATGTTTAGTGATATGAATTTTAGTGGAAAATCTCAGTCTAGGGCTATCGCGATACCGGCTGCCCCATCTTCGGCGGACGGTTTGCGTCGTTACTTACAGGACATAGCTAAATTTCCGATTCTCGGGCAGAAAGAAGAGTACGAGCTTTCCCGTCGTTGGCGTGAAGAGGAAGATGTTTCTGCGGCTCACCGCCTAGTTACCAGCCATCTTAGGTTGGTAGTGAAAATAGCTTTTCGCTATCGTGGTTATGGTCTGCCAATGGGAGAGTTAATCGCTGAGGGCAATATTGGCATGATGCAGGCGGTAAAACGTTTTGAGCCAGAGAAGGGGTTTCGCCTTTCCACCTATTCCATATGGTGGATTAAGGCGGCTATTCAGGAATATATATTACGTTCATGGTCAATGGTGAAAGTTGGCAGTAGTGCCGCTCAGAAGCGCTTGTTTTTTAATCTACGGAAAATAAAAAATAAGATAGGCGCGACCGGTGATCGGGGAATGAGTGAGCAACAAATTGAGGATGTGGCGAATATCCTTGATGTCAGCAAAAAAGAAGTGGTTGATATGGATAGCCGTATGTCAGGCAATGACGTTTATCTAAACAGTACCGCTTATACTGATGGTGAGGAGGAAAAGATAGACTTGCTGGTTGAGCCAGCTGAGAGTCATGAGGTGGCTTTGGTAAAGCGTGAGGAAAAAGAAATCCGCTCCAAGCTGCTAGGCGAGGCGATGGAAAAATTGAGTGAACGTGAGCAGGATATTATAAAACGTCGTCGCCTTCAGGAAAACCCAAACACTCTTGAGGATTTAAGTCAGATATACCATATTTCACGTGAGCGAGTTCGTCAGATAGAGGCGAAAGCTATTGAGAAATTACAAAAGGAAATGCTAGGAAATCCCGCGTGA
- a CDS encoding SURF1 family protein codes for MTNFFRQNFDKPQLIPLLFIVMATIVLTSLGVWQVKRLIWKNGLIAEIKHAESMPSLASLPRLLDDKSRKSLEYRKVNIRGEFKYDMTLHMVGRQLGSIPGYFMVTPFEIVEDGRIILVNRGFSPLNKESKPQGIQEVTGIIRPARTKRYFSPENMPEKNIWFYEDIVAMSGKTGLDITPIIVEEVKKKGDKGFPIAGDGKTNLYNAHLGYTITWFSTAIIGIIMFGFYYRKKDKDIKE; via the coding sequence ATGACAAATTTTTTCAGACAGAATTTTGATAAACCACAACTAATACCGCTGCTATTTATAGTGATGGCGACTATTGTGCTTACCTCTCTTGGTGTGTGGCAAGTAAAACGTCTAATCTGGAAGAATGGCCTGATAGCGGAAATCAAACATGCTGAATCAATGCCTTCTCTTGCTAGCTTGCCACGTCTTTTGGATGATAAAAGTAGAAAGAGTTTAGAATACCGCAAGGTAAATATTAGAGGTGAGTTTAAGTATGATATGACCCTACATATGGTCGGAAGACAACTTGGCAGTATCCCTGGATATTTCATGGTCACACCATTTGAGATTGTTGAGGATGGCAGAATTATATTAGTAAATCGTGGCTTTTCACCACTTAACAAGGAAAGCAAACCACAGGGCATACAAGAAGTAACTGGAATTATCCGCCCTGCTAGAACAAAACGTTATTTTTCTCCTGAGAATATGCCAGAGAAAAATATTTGGTTTTATGAGGATATTGTGGCGATGTCGGGAAAGACTGGGCTTGATATTACTCCTATAATAGTTGAGGAAGTGAAGAAAAAAGGCGATAAAGGTTTTCCGATTGCTGGAGATGGCAAAACTAATCTTTATAACGCTCATCTTGGCTACACGATAACTTGGTTTTCCACCGCTATAATCGGAATTATTATGTTTGGATTTTATTACAGAAAAAAAGATAAAGATATTAAAGAATAA
- a CDS encoding ubiquinol-cytochrome C chaperone family protein → MIASFFRKIFSPPKKDMAAHHAYVSLVKYSRNPYFYQLCEVEDTIDGRFDVIILHIFMVTHCIRDKNPEFIRNLWEVFFSDMDRNLREMGTSDTGIGKRIKKMVKAFYGRMDSYEKSLDNKEKLTESLKRNLYRGKEVEPQHVSSIVAYIKRNIDYINGQDVDLIAEGKLDFCN, encoded by the coding sequence GTGATAGCCTCGTTTTTTAGAAAAATATTCTCTCCGCCAAAAAAAGATATGGCGGCTCACCACGCTTATGTATCTTTAGTAAAATATTCCCGTAATCCTTATTTTTATCAGCTATGTGAGGTTGAGGATACCATAGATGGTCGTTTTGACGTTATCATCCTGCATATATTCATGGTGACTCATTGTATAAGAGATAAGAATCCGGAATTTATCCGTAATCTATGGGAAGTATTTTTTTCGGATATGGATAGAAATTTACGTGAAATGGGAACCAGTGATACCGGAATCGGCAAACGAATAAAGAAAATGGTTAAGGCCTTTTATGGGCGTATGGATTCTTATGAGAAATCTCTTGATAATAAAGAAAAACTCACTGAGAGCTTAAAGCGTAATCTCTATAGAGGCAAAGAGGTAGAACCTCAGCATGTATCTTCCATAGTCGCTTATATCAAACGTAATATAGATTATATAAATGGGCAGGACGTGGATTTGATTGCCGAAGGTAAGTTGGATTTTTGTAATTAG
- a CDS encoding SAM-dependent methyltransferase: MCITAAKPYKPDFTAWFVLQGVVAVMNNPVFYDIRDMETLRLHQIMATKAAKARFLSRIIERLPYSWQYKIGEFVTNPGRLRHFYLRKKEIEKQATEFLAGNDVGQVVILGAGLDTLALRLAVKNKNTKFIEIDRDDSQMFKYSCLRESNVTIPTNIEFLDGDLRNPLSEILSSSKLYDSSVKTLWIAEGLLMFLDENSVISLFGSIKAACPSGSRCIFTSLSMAEQGSVFARMIQKLYLNKEKSPLRWSIPYDKVSLFFENLGFNVLCQKSCDMLHKRYISKNFNINHKIGDDIHIVEVIS; this comes from the coding sequence ATGTGTATTACAGCCGCTAAGCCTTATAAACCGGACTTTACCGCTTGGTTTGTACTACAAGGGGTAGTAGCGGTTATGAATAACCCTGTTTTTTATGATATAAGGGATATGGAAACGCTTCGCTTACACCAGATAATGGCGACAAAGGCAGCGAAGGCGCGCTTTCTATCTCGTATCATTGAAAGATTACCTTATAGTTGGCAGTATAAAATAGGTGAGTTTGTTACGAATCCCGGTCGGTTACGCCATTTTTATCTGCGTAAAAAGGAAATAGAGAAACAAGCTACAGAGTTTCTTGCTGGCAATGATGTCGGTCAGGTGGTAATATTAGGAGCCGGTCTTGATACCCTAGCGCTAAGGCTAGCGGTCAAAAATAAGAATACAAAATTTATTGAGATTGACCGCGATGACTCACAGATGTTTAAATATAGTTGCCTCAGGGAAAGTAATGTAACAATTCCGACTAACATAGAGTTTTTAGATGGTGATTTACGCAATCCGCTGTCTGAAATACTTTCATCATCAAAACTATATGACTCGTCTGTAAAAACATTATGGATAGCTGAAGGTTTACTAATGTTCCTTGATGAAAATAGCGTTATTAGTCTTTTCGGCTCTATTAAGGCTGCTTGCCCTAGTGGCTCAAGATGTATATTTACTAGCCTTAGTATGGCTGAGCAAGGAAGTGTTTTTGCTAGAATGATACAAAAGCTTTATCTGAATAAAGAAAAAAGCCCGCTAAGATGGTCAATTCCTTATGACAAAGTTTCTTTGTTTTTTGAAAACCTAGGTTTTAATGTGTTGTGTCAAAAAAGTTGTGATATGTTGCATAAAAGATACATAAGTAAAAATTTCAATATAAATCATAAGATTGGAGATGACATCCACATAGTGGAAGTGATAAGCTAG
- a CDS encoding TonB-dependent receptor, with amino-acid sequence MLKPSKSFILPLTIMALYPTMALAYGSKISDEDAAKLAGMSLEELSNIKVTSVSKREEPKDEAAAAIFVITQEDIKRSGATEIPELLRMAPGITVARSSSNNWTVSSRGFNDQFSNKLLVLIDGRTIYSPLFSGVIWDTHDLILSDIERIEVIRGPGATLWGANAVNGVINIITKNSKDTQGGLAQASFGNKSAIGSMRYGAKVGDIGYIRTYAKHSDYNSQYKAASGKADDSWRRQQAGFRSDLRLSVDNNLKIQGDIYNIDEDNFYNFPDMGAGTFHRSSKGFDLRGGNIIARWDGVINDDSEFYLQAYFDSAFQKTSFFSDIANTADLEFQHSWIGWDRQEITWGLGYRFINNDNEDSSAQYALTPHSRNDSLYSAFLQDKISLVTDKLYLTIGSKFEHNDYTGFEWQPSSRIAWLIDKDQTLWAAVSRAVHTPGRFNSDGRLSLVVLPTTPLPTLLSNQPDKNLDSENMISYEVGYRVKPIDDLYLDVTAYCNKYNNLYRGVFGAPTVVGGTYVSLPVSIEAINKATSVGFEASAKYQPLQIWYLSGSYSYIDLNFDDKSQIGLSFIGRNPKNMFNLQSTYIFPNRLEMTNMLYYTSELSSINIPGYYRFDTRLSYPITENIELNVVGQNLLDPRHKEFTQFLYQNPAEIGRNIYAGMSFKF; translated from the coding sequence ATGTTAAAGCCAAGTAAAAGCTTTATATTACCACTTACCATTATGGCTTTATACCCGACCATGGCGTTAGCATATGGCTCAAAAATCAGCGATGAGGACGCGGCAAAACTCGCCGGTATGTCGCTTGAGGAGCTTTCTAATATAAAAGTTACCTCTGTTTCTAAAAGAGAAGAACCGAAGGATGAGGCGGCAGCAGCCATTTTTGTTATAACCCAAGAAGATATTAAAAGATCTGGCGCTACTGAAATACCAGAACTATTAAGGATGGCACCAGGGATTACCGTTGCCCGTTCCTCCTCTAATAATTGGACAGTTTCCTCGCGCGGCTTTAATGATCAATTTTCTAATAAACTATTGGTTCTTATTGATGGTCGTACCATATATTCACCATTATTCTCAGGCGTGATTTGGGATACACATGATCTAATATTAAGCGACATAGAGCGCATAGAGGTGATACGAGGTCCGGGTGCGACTTTGTGGGGAGCTAACGCGGTAAATGGAGTTATTAATATAATAACTAAAAACTCAAAAGACACACAAGGTGGTTTAGCGCAAGCTAGCTTTGGCAATAAATCGGCGATAGGTTCCATGCGTTATGGGGCGAAGGTAGGTGATATAGGCTATATCAGGACTTATGCTAAACATAGTGATTATAATTCTCAATATAAGGCTGCAAGCGGCAAGGCTGATGACTCATGGCGCAGACAGCAGGCGGGATTTCGCAGTGATTTGAGACTTTCTGTTGATAATAACCTCAAAATACAGGGTGATATTTATAATATTGATGAGGATAATTTTTATAATTTTCCAGACATGGGAGCAGGTACGTTTCATCGTAGTTCCAAAGGCTTTGATCTAAGAGGTGGTAATATAATTGCTCGTTGGGATGGTGTGATTAATGATGATTCCGAGTTTTACCTACAAGCGTATTTTGATAGCGCGTTTCAGAAAACATCGTTTTTTAGCGATATAGCTAACACAGCGGACCTTGAGTTTCAGCATTCGTGGATAGGCTGGGATCGTCAGGAGATTACTTGGGGGCTTGGCTATCGTTTTATAAATAATGACAATGAGGATAGCAGCGCGCAATACGCTCTTACTCCGCATAGTAGGAATGATAGTTTATATAGCGCGTTCTTGCAGGATAAAATTTCTCTAGTCACCGATAAACTGTACCTAACCATAGGCTCCAAATTTGAGCATAATGACTATACTGGTTTTGAGTGGCAGCCAAGCAGCCGCATAGCATGGTTAATTGATAAAGATCAAACCTTATGGGCAGCGGTTTCTAGGGCGGTACACACACCAGGGCGTTTTAATTCTGATGGACGCTTGTCATTAGTTGTACTGCCAACAACTCCTCTGCCGACACTTCTTAGCAACCAACCAGATAAGAATCTTGATTCTGAGAATATGATTTCTTACGAAGTTGGTTATCGTGTGAAGCCAATAGATGATCTCTATTTAGATGTTACCGCTTACTGTAATAAATACAACAATCTTTACAGAGGAGTATTTGGCGCTCCGACGGTAGTTGGTGGCACCTATGTTAGTTTGCCTGTTTCTATTGAGGCGATTAACAAAGCTACCTCTGTTGGTTTCGAGGCTTCCGCGAAGTATCAACCGCTTCAGATCTGGTATCTTAGTGGTTCATATAGCTATATAGACTTGAATTTTGATGATAAGTCACAGATTGGTCTGTCCTTCATCGGTAGAAATCCTAAAAATATGTTTAACTTACAATCAACCTATATATTCCCTAATCGTTTAGAAATGACCAATATGTTATATTACACCTCCGAACTAAGTAGCATTAATATACCGGGATATTATCGTTTTGACACTAGGTTATCATACCCAATAACTGAAAATATAGAACTAAATGTTGTTGGGCAGAATTTGCTTGATCCAAGACATAAAGAATTTACTCAATTCCTATACCAAAATCCCGCGGAGATCGGTCGTAACATATACGCTGGTATGTCATTTAAGTTCTAG
- a CDS encoding pitrilysin family protein: MTYRLTTLKNGMRVASEFLPSIESVAVTISVGAGARHENEDENGISHLLEHMAFKGTKNRSASEIAEAFDSIGGHLNAYTSMEMTVYFAKVLKQNTELAVDILADIIQNSTFLEEELKREKEVIIQEIAMHKDSPEDLVVDCFDSVAFAEQPLGRSILGTEENIRSFGRDKLISYMQSHYTTEKIVISAAGNIEHENFVSIVERFFDMPPSDKTKKHCAAKYIGGGNYVKSDFEQLHIIMGFPAVALDSPQYYPMQLYATILGGGMSSRLFQEVREKLGLAYNIYAGASAYAELGVMSVYSATSPEKARELSYTICEQLKNMTENISDKELIKAKNQQKAELLMARENPQTVANWIGRHLILLGKYNDAFEIIKKIEGTQKHEIINLATQIINGKMTVAALGDISHMPDYEELSGRLGD; this comes from the coding sequence ATGACTTACCGATTAACTACCCTTAAAAATGGGATGAGGGTCGCCAGCGAGTTTTTACCCAGCATAGAAAGTGTAGCGGTTACAATAAGTGTTGGCGCTGGCGCTAGGCATGAGAATGAGGATGAAAACGGCATCTCACATCTGTTGGAGCATATGGCGTTTAAGGGCACCAAAAACCGTAGCGCTAGCGAAATAGCCGAAGCCTTTGATTCAATTGGCGGGCATCTTAATGCCTATACCTCTATGGAGATGACGGTTTATTTCGCTAAAGTGCTAAAACAAAACACCGAGTTGGCGGTGGATATACTGGCAGACATAATCCAAAACTCAACGTTTCTTGAGGAAGAGCTTAAAAGAGAGAAAGAAGTTATCATTCAAGAAATAGCTATGCATAAGGACTCACCGGAGGATCTGGTGGTTGACTGTTTTGATAGCGTGGCTTTCGCCGAGCAACCACTAGGCAGGTCAATACTTGGAACAGAGGAAAATATTAGGTCGTTTGGCAGAGACAAGCTTATCTCATATATGCAAAGCCATTATACTACCGAAAAAATAGTAATAAGCGCGGCGGGAAATATAGAACATGAAAATTTTGTTTCTATAGTGGAACGTTTTTTTGATATGCCACCATCAGATAAAACAAAGAAGCACTGCGCCGCGAAATATATTGGTGGTGGTAATTATGTTAAATCAGATTTTGAGCAATTGCATATTATTATGGGATTTCCAGCGGTAGCGCTTGACTCACCACAATATTACCCGATGCAACTTTACGCTACCATACTGGGTGGTGGTATGTCATCAAGACTATTTCAGGAGGTACGTGAAAAGCTTGGCCTTGCCTATAATATTTACGCGGGAGCCTCAGCTTACGCCGAGCTTGGAGTTATGAGCGTGTATTCAGCCACCTCACCGGAAAAAGCACGTGAACTCTCATATACTATATGCGAACAGCTAAAAAATATGACCGAGAACATTTCGGACAAAGAATTAATTAAGGCAAAAAATCAACAAAAAGCTGAACTTCTAATGGCACGAGAAAACCCGCAAACTGTAGCGAACTGGATTGGTCGCCATCTTATATTGCTTGGTAAATATAATGACGCGTTTGAGATAATTAAAAAGATTGAGGGTACACAAAAACATGAAATAATAAATCTTGCCACGCAAATAATAAATGGGAAAATGACTGTCGCCGCACTTGGTGACATCTCACATATGCCGGATTATGAGGAGTTAAGCGGCAGACTCGGAGATTAG
- the thrC gene encoding threonine synthase, translating to MRYISTRGDARELSFEDAVLAGLASDGGLYVPKEVPTLSMAEITEMGNLSYSELAYNIISRFTGNEIDSDDLKNIINESYKSFRHKAVAPLKQLDSNTYLLELFHGETLAFKDFALQFLGRLLDYILKKRGQKIVIVGATSGDTGSAAIAGCRGRDNMDIFIMHPHNRVSEVQRRQMTSVMDSNVHNIALKGTFDDCQDIVKALFADESFRNRYNITAVNSINWARILAQVVYYFYSATRLGTPAKEVSFCVPTGNFGDIYAGYIAKKMGLPIERLIIATNRNDILSRTLKSGEYKIEGVEPSLSPSMDIQISSNFERLLFDLYNHNGSEIKTMMENFRSVKKLTLSDSALLRLRKEFMAESADDSETIATIKECFEDTGELLDPHSAVGLCVAKKIKNSLTSPVIVLATAHPAKFPEAVSKACAINPVLPPYLSDLLEREEKFIVIDNNVSEIKNFIEKNI from the coding sequence ATGAGATATATATCAACTCGTGGAGATGCCCGCGAACTTTCATTTGAGGATGCTGTACTTGCTGGACTTGCTAGTGATGGCGGTCTTTATGTACCAAAAGAAGTCCCTACCCTATCAATGGCTGAAATTACGGAAATGGGTAATCTGAGTTATAGTGAGTTAGCGTATAATATAATATCCAGATTTACCGGTAACGAAATAGATAGTGATGACTTAAAGAACATCATAAATGAATCATATAAGAGTTTCCGCCATAAAGCGGTTGCCCCTCTTAAGCAACTTGATAGCAACACTTATCTGCTGGAGTTATTTCATGGAGAAACTCTAGCATTTAAGGATTTCGCGCTGCAATTTTTAGGCAGGCTGCTTGATTATATTCTGAAAAAACGTGGGCAAAAAATCGTAATAGTCGGAGCAACTTCAGGAGATACTGGATCAGCAGCGATTGCCGGATGTCGTGGTCGTGACAATATGGATATTTTTATAATGCATCCACATAATAGAGTTTCAGAAGTCCAGCGTAGGCAGATGACTAGTGTTATGGATAGCAATGTTCACAATATAGCCCTTAAAGGCACTTTTGATGATTGTCAGGATATTGTAAAAGCTTTATTCGCCGACGAATCATTCCGCAATCGTTATAATATTACAGCGGTAAACTCTATCAATTGGGCAAGGATATTAGCGCAAGTTGTATATTATTTCTATTCGGCTACCCGTCTTGGCACGCCAGCGAAAGAGGTAAGTTTTTGTGTGCCAACTGGCAATTTTGGGGATATTTACGCTGGCTATATCGCTAAAAAAATGGGTCTTCCCATAGAGAGACTTATAATAGCCACCAACAGAAATGATATTTTAAGCCGGACGCTTAAAAGCGGAGAATATAAGATAGAAGGCGTTGAACCATCACTTTCACCAAGTATGGATATACAAATTTCTAGTAATTTTGAACGTTTGCTTTTTGACCTTTATAATCATAACGGTAGCGAAATAAAAACAATGATGGAAAATTTCCGTAGCGTAAAAAAGCTTACACTGTCAGATAGCGCACTGCTTCGCTTGCGCAAGGAATTTATGGCGGAAAGCGCTGATGATAGCGAAACCATAGCTACCATAAAGGAATGTTTTGAAGATACAGGAGAGTTACTAGACCCACACAGCGCTGTCGGCTTATGTGTCGCTAAGAAAATAAAAAACAGTCTCACGTCGCCCGTAATAGTTCTAGCTACCGCTCACCCAGCGAAATTCCCAGAAGCAGTAAGTAAAGCATGCGCTATAAATCCAGTGCTACCACCTTACCTTTCTGACCTTTTGGAACGTGAGGAAAAATTTATAGTGATTGATAATAACGTATCCGAAATAAAAAATTTTATTGAAAAGAATATATGA